Proteins encoded by one window of Bradyrhizobium sp. B097:
- a CDS encoding ferredoxin--NADP reductase — protein sequence MSAFYREKVLSVQHWTDTLFSFRATRDSGFRFQNGQFAMIGLEVEGRPLLRAYSMASANHEEELEFFSIKVQDGPLTSKLQKIREGDTILVGRKATGTLITDNLIPGKRLMLLSTGTGLAPFASLIKDPEVYDRYDQILLVHGCRQVSELAYGEELVAKLRDDELFGPLLSEKLSYYPTVTREPFRNRGRITDLITSNQLFADLHQGPLDIETDRIMMCGSPAMLDELKQLFETRGFKEGSGNTPGHFVIEKAFVER from the coding sequence ATGAGCGCGTTCTATCGAGAGAAAGTTCTTTCTGTCCAGCACTGGACCGATACGCTTTTCAGCTTCCGGGCCACCCGCGATTCCGGTTTCCGCTTCCAGAATGGCCAGTTTGCCATGATCGGCCTCGAGGTCGAGGGCCGGCCGCTGCTGCGCGCCTATTCGATGGCGAGCGCCAATCACGAGGAAGAGCTCGAGTTCTTCTCGATCAAGGTGCAGGACGGCCCGCTCACCTCCAAGCTGCAGAAGATCCGCGAGGGCGACACCATCCTGGTCGGCCGCAAGGCGACCGGCACGCTGATCACCGACAATCTGATCCCCGGCAAGCGGCTGATGCTGCTGTCGACCGGCACCGGCCTTGCGCCGTTCGCGAGCCTGATCAAGGACCCCGAGGTCTATGATCGCTACGATCAGATCCTGCTGGTGCATGGCTGCCGCCAGGTCTCCGAGCTCGCCTATGGCGAGGAGCTGGTCGCCAAGCTGCGCGACGACGAGCTGTTCGGGCCGCTGCTCTCCGAGAAGCTCTCCTACTATCCGACCGTGACGCGCGAGCCGTTCCGCAACCGCGGCCGCATCACTGACCTGATCACCTCCAACCAGCTGTTCGCCGACCTGCATCAGGGTCCGCTCGACATCGAGACCGACCGCATCATGATGTGCGGCAGCCCGGCGATGCTGGACGAGCTGAAGCAGCTGTTCGAGACCCGCGGCTTCAAGGAAGGCAGCGGCAACACCCCCGGTCACTTCGTGATCGAGAAGGCGTTCGTCGAGCGCTAA
- a CDS encoding FMN-binding glutamate synthase family protein, with protein MDTMLLPFSPRFIVLTICAVVTALLLLVGIFDHKVFKIVVIPLAIFGALTLLGIRDLTQKNHAVLRNYPISAHVRFLLEEIRPEMRQYFFESEKDGMPFSRDTRAVVYQRAKMVLDKRPFGTQEDVYREGYEWMHHSVAPKPKADQKFRITIGGPDCTKPYSASVFNISAMSFGALSPNAVRALNAGAKKGGFAHDTGEGGVSPYHREMGGDIIWEVGSGYFGCRNRDGTFNPELFASVADDDQIKMVELKISQGAKPGHGGVLPAAKVSEEISKIRGVPMGEDCISPAYHKAFSTPLQMMEFVAEMRKLSGGKPAGFKMCIGHPWEFLAICKAMKESGLYPDFIVVDGNEGGTGAAPLEFMDHLGMPMREGVSFVHNALIGIGARDRIKIGASGKIATAFDLARAMAIGADWCNSARGFMFALGCIQSLSCHTDRCPTGVTSQDPIRNRALYVPDKIERVYNYHHSTLHALTELLAAAGLEHTKDLRPIHFSQRSSTTDVRTFAQLYPALRPGELLEGTQDPRYRDAWAMARADSFQPAG; from the coding sequence ATGGATACGATGCTGCTTCCGTTCTCGCCGCGCTTCATCGTGCTGACAATCTGCGCCGTCGTCACCGCGCTCCTGCTGCTGGTCGGGATTTTCGACCACAAGGTCTTCAAGATCGTTGTGATCCCGCTGGCGATCTTCGGCGCGCTGACATTGCTCGGCATCCGCGACCTGACGCAGAAGAACCATGCGGTGCTGCGCAACTACCCGATTTCGGCGCATGTCCGCTTCCTGCTCGAGGAAATCCGCCCGGAGATGCGGCAGTATTTCTTCGAGAGCGAGAAGGACGGTATGCCGTTCTCCCGCGACACCCGCGCGGTGGTCTATCAGCGCGCCAAGATGGTGCTCGACAAGCGGCCGTTCGGCACCCAGGAGGACGTCTATCGCGAGGGCTATGAGTGGATGCACCATTCGGTGGCGCCGAAGCCGAAAGCCGACCAGAAATTCCGCATCACCATCGGTGGCCCCGACTGCACCAAGCCGTATTCGGCCTCGGTCTTCAACATCTCGGCGATGAGCTTCGGCGCGCTCAGCCCGAACGCGGTGCGGGCGCTGAATGCCGGCGCCAAGAAGGGCGGCTTCGCCCATGACACCGGCGAGGGCGGCGTCAGCCCCTATCACCGCGAGATGGGCGGCGACATCATCTGGGAGGTCGGCTCCGGCTATTTCGGCTGCCGCAACCGCGACGGCACCTTCAATCCGGAGCTGTTCGCAAGCGTTGCCGACGACGACCAGATCAAGATGGTCGAGCTCAAGATCAGCCAGGGCGCCAAGCCCGGCCATGGCGGCGTGCTGCCGGCCGCGAAGGTCTCCGAGGAGATTTCCAAGATCCGGGGCGTGCCGATGGGCGAGGACTGCATCTCGCCGGCCTATCACAAGGCGTTCTCGACGCCGCTGCAGATGATGGAATTCGTCGCCGAGATGCGCAAGCTGTCCGGCGGCAAGCCGGCCGGCTTCAAGATGTGCATCGGCCATCCCTGGGAATTCCTCGCGATCTGCAAGGCGATGAAGGAGAGCGGGCTCTATCCCGATTTCATCGTGGTCGACGGCAATGAAGGCGGCACAGGCGCTGCGCCGCTCGAGTTCATGGACCATCTGGGCATGCCGATGCGCGAGGGCGTCAGTTTCGTCCACAACGCGCTGATCGGCATCGGTGCGCGCGATCGCATCAAGATCGGCGCCTCCGGCAAGATCGCGACCGCCTTCGACTTGGCGCGCGCGATGGCGATCGGGGCCGACTGGTGCAATTCGGCGCGCGGCTTCATGTTCGCGCTCGGCTGCATCCAGTCCCTGAGCTGCCACACCGATCGCTGCCCGACCGGCGTCACCTCGCAGGACCCGATCCGCAACCGCGCGCTCTACGTGCCGGACAAGATCGAGCGCGTGTACAACTACCACCACTCGACCCTGCACGCGCTGACCGAGCTGCTCGCGGCCGCCGGCCTCGAGCACACCAAGGATCTGCGGCCGATCCACTTCTCGCAGCGGAGCTCGACCACCGACGTCCGCACCTTCGCACAGCTTTATCCGGCGCTGCGCCCGGGCGAGCTGCTCGAAGGCACCCAGGATCCCCGCTACCGCGACGCCTGGGCGATGGCGCGCGCGGATTCGTTCCAGCCGGCGGGGTAG
- a CDS encoding patatin-like phospholipase family protein, whose translation MSITDPDAPKTAFVFAGGGSFGAVQVGMLQALAAHGVAADMVVGSSVGALNGAFYAGDPTVSGVARLAEIWRGLNRQDVFPVSWRTLVGFLWRRDFLISHDGVRKLIDDYIPFRNLEDARLPIHIVTTDIISGDSVVLSEGSAAEAIVASTAIPGAFTPVHYRDRYLADGAISSNTPVRVAVKQGAKRLIVLPTGHACANQAPPVGALANALHALTLLIARQLVNELENIGPDVEYFVVPPLCPLVGSPYDFSRTSDHIARALDTTNAWLDSDGLKAGHIPHEMRPHDH comes from the coding sequence TTGTCCATCACCGATCCGGATGCCCCGAAGACCGCCTTTGTGTTCGCCGGCGGCGGCAGCTTTGGCGCGGTCCAGGTCGGCATGCTACAGGCGCTGGCCGCGCATGGCGTGGCCGCCGACATGGTGGTCGGCTCCAGCGTCGGGGCCTTGAACGGCGCGTTCTATGCCGGCGACCCGACGGTCTCGGGCGTGGCGCGGCTCGCCGAGATCTGGCGCGGCCTGAACCGGCAGGATGTGTTTCCGGTGAGCTGGCGGACGCTGGTGGGCTTCCTGTGGCGGCGCGACTTCCTGATCTCGCATGACGGCGTTCGCAAGCTGATCGACGATTACATCCCGTTCCGCAATCTCGAGGACGCGCGGCTGCCGATCCACATCGTCACGACGGACATCATCAGCGGCGACAGCGTGGTGCTGTCGGAAGGCTCGGCGGCCGAAGCGATCGTCGCGTCGACCGCGATCCCCGGCGCGTTCACGCCGGTGCACTACCGCGATCGTTACCTCGCCGACGGCGCGATCTCCAGCAACACGCCGGTCCGCGTCGCCGTGAAGCAGGGAGCAAAGCGCCTGATCGTGCTGCCCACCGGACATGCCTGCGCCAACCAGGCGCCGCCGGTCGGCGCGCTCGCCAATGCGCTGCATGCGCTGACGCTCCTGATCGCGCGGCAGCTCGTCAACGAGCTCGAGAACATCGGTCCCGACGTCGAGTATTTCGTGGTGCCGCCGCTGTGCCCGCTGGTCGGCTCGCCCTACGATTTCTCCCGGACATCCGATCACATCGCCCGTGCCCTCGACACCACCAATGCGTGGCTCGACAGCGACGGCCTGAAGGCGGGGCATATCCCCCACGAAATGCGGCCGCACGACCATTAG
- a CDS encoding response regulator, translating into MGYTRSIHQTAIVVEDDTIQRDMIALLLKEGHFDVIQCEDGETAALAIKMRHPSLLVTDIKLTGRMNGIELAQWALDCDPGVRVLVISGLAPPSDLPDGVKFFAKPVYPSTLLRELAS; encoded by the coding sequence ATGGGCTACACGAGGTCAATTCACCAAACCGCAATTGTGGTCGAAGACGACACGATCCAGCGCGACATGATTGCGCTGTTGTTGAAAGAGGGCCATTTCGACGTTATCCAATGCGAGGACGGCGAGACGGCTGCGCTGGCCATCAAGATGCGTCACCCGTCACTGCTGGTCACCGACATCAAGCTCACGGGCAGAATGAACGGCATCGAACTCGCACAATGGGCGCTGGATTGCGACCCGGGAGTGCGCGTGCTCGTGATCTCGGGCCTGGCGCCGCCCAGCGATCTGCCTGACGGCGTCAAGTTTTTTGCCAAACCGGTTTATCCATCCACTCTGCTGCGCGAGCTGGCGTCGTAA
- a CDS encoding RimK-like protein: protein MVLISQRIFLETIKKYCLARSIAVEVRSGGWLVIMTKGDTRRLAIGYDIGLNSAVAHQVANDKSACAEVLASAGISAIPHSLFLGSKLSKHIPGSDSLDAMLLLLAQHPHGLVVKPNEGTSGELVFRVTTPTQLETAVARILAAHPSLAISPYVEIKDEVRVVLLDDRALIVYRKTRPSVIGDGVRSLRALAQATATAEQLKALCEDFDAAALDAIPAAGERLLLNWRHNLDAGAEPVLLTDDATREACVALAIEAAQAVGIRFASIDVVHVDGAWQVLEVNSGVKMEALGRRHPALVEAAYSAALDAVFA, encoded by the coding sequence GTGGTCCTGATCAGCCAGCGAATCTTCCTGGAAACCATCAAAAAATATTGTTTGGCGCGCTCCATTGCCGTCGAGGTGCGGTCCGGCGGCTGGCTGGTCATCATGACCAAGGGCGACACGCGGCGGCTTGCGATCGGCTACGACATCGGGCTGAACAGCGCGGTCGCGCATCAGGTCGCCAACGACAAATCGGCCTGCGCCGAAGTGTTGGCATCGGCCGGCATATCCGCCATTCCGCACAGCCTGTTTCTCGGCAGCAAGCTCAGCAAGCACATCCCCGGATCGGACTCGCTGGATGCGATGTTGCTTCTGCTCGCGCAACATCCGCACGGCCTCGTCGTCAAACCCAACGAGGGGACCTCCGGCGAGCTCGTCTTCCGCGTGACGACACCAACGCAGCTGGAGACGGCGGTCGCCCGCATCCTCGCCGCGCATCCGAGCCTTGCGATCTCGCCTTACGTCGAGATCAAGGACGAGGTGCGCGTCGTGCTACTCGATGATCGGGCGCTGATCGTCTACCGCAAGACACGGCCGTCGGTGATTGGCGACGGCGTCCGCTCGCTGCGCGCGCTGGCGCAGGCGACCGCGACGGCCGAACAGCTGAAGGCCCTCTGCGAGGATTTCGATGCCGCCGCGCTCGACGCCATTCCTGCGGCCGGCGAACGGCTTCTCCTCAACTGGCGGCACAACCTCGATGCCGGTGCCGAGCCGGTGCTGCTCACGGATGATGCGACGCGCGAGGCCTGCGTCGCGCTCGCGATCGAGGCCGCACAGGCGGTCGGCATCCGCTTCGCCTCCATCGACGTCGTGCACGTTGATGGCGCGTGGCAGGTGCTCGAGGTGAATTCAGGCGTGAAGATGGAAGCGCTGGGCCGGCGGCATCCGGCGCTGGTCGAGGCCGCATATTCGGCGGCGCTAGACGCCGTGTTCGCCTAA
- a CDS encoding FAD-dependent monooxygenase, with protein MREHAVVIAGGGPTGLMLACELALAGVDVAIVERRENPDLIGARAGGLHARTIEVLDQRGIGDRFVALGTRHPAVLFHSHLVPLEIADFPTRRNFTLGLRQNHIERLLGEWAEQLAMPIDRGREVTGFTQDDDGVDVALSDGQLLRAQYLVGCDGGRSIVRKAAGIEFAGWDPTRSWLIAEAEISDEPEWGFREDDAGIYAIGKVEDGERVRLVLTELQLGTDREPTLGDVSERLVAVYGTDFGIHSPVWISRFTDMTRQAVTYRKQRVLLAGDAAHVHPPMGGQGLNIGVQDAVNLGWKLAQLVKLTSPDGLLDTYQAERHPVAARVLRNTMAHVALSRTDARSKALHEIVSELLRMDEPRRKFAAMMSGLDLHYDLGDGHPLLGRRMPDLDLVTTSGPLPVFALLHGARPVLLNFGEPGGFDITGWADRVRLVDADYAGTWELPALGTVAAPRAVLVRPDGYVAWVGDRSQSGLAEALTKWFGAPSA; from the coding sequence ATGCGGGAACATGCGGTGGTGATTGCCGGCGGAGGGCCGACCGGGCTGATGCTGGCGTGCGAGCTGGCGCTGGCCGGTGTCGATGTTGCGATTGTCGAGCGGCGCGAGAATCCGGACCTGATCGGCGCGCGGGCCGGCGGTCTGCACGCGCGCACCATTGAGGTGCTCGATCAGCGCGGCATCGGCGACCGCTTCGTCGCGCTGGGGACGCGCCATCCGGCGGTGCTGTTCCACTCGCATCTGGTTCCGCTCGAGATCGCCGACTTCCCGACCCGGCGCAATTTCACGCTGGGGCTGCGGCAGAACCATATCGAGCGCCTGCTCGGCGAATGGGCCGAACAACTGGCGATGCCGATCGATCGCGGGCGCGAGGTGACCGGCTTCACGCAGGACGACGATGGCGTCGATGTCGCGCTGTCGGATGGCCAGTTGCTCCGCGCACAGTATCTGGTCGGCTGCGACGGTGGCCGCAGCATCGTCCGCAAGGCGGCCGGCATCGAATTCGCCGGATGGGATCCGACCAGGAGCTGGCTGATCGCCGAGGCCGAGATATCGGACGAACCGGAATGGGGCTTTCGCGAGGACGACGCCGGCATCTATGCCATCGGCAAGGTGGAAGACGGTGAACGGGTGCGGCTCGTGCTGACCGAGCTGCAACTCGGCACCGACAGAGAGCCGACCCTGGGTGACGTCAGCGAGCGGCTGGTCGCCGTGTACGGCACCGATTTCGGCATCCACAGCCCGGTCTGGATATCACGCTTCACCGACATGACCCGGCAGGCCGTGACCTATCGCAAGCAGCGCGTGCTGCTGGCCGGCGATGCCGCCCATGTGCATCCGCCGATGGGCGGACAGGGTCTCAATATCGGCGTGCAGGACGCGGTGAACCTGGGCTGGAAGCTCGCCCAGCTGGTCAAGCTGACATCGCCTGACGGCCTGCTCGACACCTATCAGGCCGAACGGCATCCCGTGGCGGCCCGCGTGCTACGCAACACCATGGCGCATGTCGCGCTCAGCCGGACCGACGCGCGCAGCAAGGCGCTGCACGAGATCGTCTCCGAACTGCTGCGCATGGACGAGCCGCGCCGAAAATTCGCCGCGATGATGTCGGGCCTCGACCTGCACTACGATCTCGGCGACGGCCATCCGCTGCTCGGACGCCGCATGCCCGATCTCGATCTGGTGACGACGAGCGGCCCGCTGCCGGTCTTCGCGCTGCTGCACGGCGCGCGGCCGGTGCTGCTCAACTTTGGCGAACCCGGCGGCTTCGACATCACGGGATGGGCTGACCGGGTTCGGCTGGTCGACGCCGATTACGCCGGCACGTGGGAGCTTCCCGCGCTCGGAACGGTTGCGGCGCCCCGCGCGGTGCTGGTCCGGCCCGACGGCTACGTGGCGTGGGTCGGAGACCGGAGTCAGTCGGGCCTCGCCGAGGCGCTGACCAAATGGTTCGGCGCGCCATCAGCTTGA